One bacterium genomic window, TTATATATCCCTCTATTTTAGAGGAAATATCATTTCTTTTTTCTATACCTATCTTCATCAATAATATTATATCAAAACAAAGCTTAATTTTCAATTTTTATCTTGGATTTAATGCAAATACTTGAAAAACAATGTTGATTTAAGTATAATTAAGCTATGGAAATTGAAAAGAAAGAGCTAAAAGGCTCTAGGGTAGAATTTAAGATAAGCATAGAATGGGGTGTTGTTAAAGAAAGCCTTAAGGATGCTTATGATGGAATGGAAAAATATGCAAGGACATCGGGATTTAGGAAGGGAAAGGTTCCAAGGGCTATCCTTGAAGCAAGGTTTTTAAAGGAGGCACAAGATAGGGCTATAGAAGCGCTTATTGAAAAAACAGCAAAGGAGACCCTGAATAAGGAGAAGATAAAGCCTTTAACAGGCCCCTGGGTTGCTGATGTTAATTTTAAAATGGAAAGCCCCCTTTCATTTAAGATAATGATGGAGGTTGTGCCAGTCTTTTCTCTTCCAAATTATAATGAGATTAAGATTAGCCCTAAAAAGATAAAGATAGATGATAAAGAGATAGAAAAACACCTGGATATTTTTAGAAAAGAAAGGGCAGAGTTAAAGGAGAAAGAGGGTAGAGTAAAAAAGGGAAACATAGCTGTTGTTGACCTTGTTTCTTATCCGGTATCTGGAAAGCCCATAGAACACCCTGGGCTTTATATAGAAATAGGCGAATCCTCCTTTCCAGAGAAACTTGAAGATGAACTTATTGGTCTTTGCAAGGGAGATGAAAAGGAATTTGAGGTAGAGATGCCAGAAAATACAAATGATGAAACACTTGCAGGAAAAAAGGTAAAGTTTAAAGTAAATGTATTGAATGTAAAGGAAAGGATTTTACCAAAGCGTGATGATGATTTTGCAAAAAAGGTAGGGGATTTTAAAAATTTAAAGGAATTAAAAATAAGGATAAAGGATAATCTTACAAAGATAGAGGAGGAAAAGGAAAGGGAGAGCCTTAAAACCCAAATGATTGACGAGCTTCTTAAAAGAACACAATTTGATGTACCAGAGAGCCTGGTAATAGATGAGCATAAAGAGATGTTTCAGACATTGCTTTATAACCTTGAAAGAAAGAATGTGTCATTTGAAAGGTTTCTCTCGCTAGAGAATAAAACAAAGGAGGAGTTTCATAAAGGGCTAAAAGATGAGGCAGAAAAAAAGGTAAAGACCCTCTTGATATTACAAAAAATAGCAGATACTGAAAACATCAATGTTTCTGATGATGAATATGAGGATTGGGTTAAAAAAAATTTTTCTCCTGATGCAATAGAGGATGCACTATCTTCTAAATCAATCAGGGAGGATTTGAGGATAGAGAAAACATTGAATTTTTTGATTAAGAAATGATTAAGATTATACTTGGTGATATAACAGAACAAGATACAGATGCAATTGTTAATGCGGCAAATTCTTTCCTTTTGGGTGGAGGCGGTGTAGATGGAGCAATCCATAGAAGGGGTGGAGGAAAAATCCTTGAGGAATGCAGAGAAA contains:
- the tig gene encoding trigger factor, whose amino-acid sequence is MEIEKKELKGSRVEFKISIEWGVVKESLKDAYDGMEKYARTSGFRKGKVPRAILEARFLKEAQDRAIEALIEKTAKETLNKEKIKPLTGPWVADVNFKMESPLSFKIMMEVVPVFSLPNYNEIKISPKKIKIDDKEIEKHLDIFRKERAELKEKEGRVKKGNIAVVDLVSYPVSGKPIEHPGLYIEIGESSFPEKLEDELIGLCKGDEKEFEVEMPENTNDETLAGKKVKFKVNVLNVKERILPKRDDDFAKKVGDFKNLKELKIRIKDNLTKIEEEKERESLKTQMIDELLKRTQFDVPESLVIDEHKEMFQTLLYNLERKNVSFERFLSLENKTKEEFHKGLKDEAEKKVKTLLILQKIADTENINVSDDEYEDWVKKNFSPDAIEDALSSKSIREDLRIEKTLNFLIKK